AAGAATATCGGTAGCCGTATATCCTTCTGGATGTCCTACATGTAATCCCTTGCCAGATGGATAAGGAAACATATCTAATGCATAAAATTTTTCTCGATCCGGTTCTTCTTTTGTTATAAATGTATTATTCATTGCCCAATAGTTTTGCCATTTTTTTTCAATTTTTTTATGATCATATCCCATTTACTTTCCTCCTATAATTATCATTTTTAAAATGCTACAAATTTACTATAAAATAATCGATCTTTTAGGTATTATTGACTAGCTAGTTTTATGATAATCTAATGAACAAGCTCTGAAAGAGACAAGAAAGGAAGAATAAAAATAATAAACTATTTTTCTATTCTAAACCAATCATTATTTTAATCATTTGCATAAAAATCAAAAAACGTCCTATGAAATTAACTTTCATAGGACGTTGATCACGTGGTACCACCTAAATTTATTAATAATGCAAAATTATTATTAATCTCAAACGTGCTAACGATCGTCACCGGTTTTACTTACTAGCACTATAATAAAAGTAGCACGTTCAGTAAAACAACTCAAAGGTGAGTTCAAAAGTCTTCGTGTGTATTCACACCAACCATACACTCTCTTAAACGAGATTCTTTCTACTATTCCTTTTCCCAGCTTTATAATTGATTAACAATTTTTATAATTATTAGAGTAACAGAGTTTAACGATAAATTCAATCATTTAATCATGAAACTTTTAATACCTGTCCAATATAAATAATATCACCTGTCAAGTTATTTAATTGTTTAAGACGTTGAACAGAGGTACCATATTTCATAGCTATTCCCCATAAAGAATCTCCTGAAACCACTGTATATGTCTTATTCGATGAATGATTACCAGAATTACCAGCATTACTACCAGCAGAATTGCCTTTTTTCACAATTAAGCGTTGACCTGGATAAATCAAGTCTCCTTGAATGGCATTCCATTGGCGTAAATTTGCTACACTAATGCCATATCTATTGGCTATTGCCCACAAGGAATCTCCAGCTCTTACTGTATAGTAAGTTGTTGTTGTATTTCCAGTATTGTCTGGATTAGGCTTTGGATTAGGCTTTGGATTAGGTTTTGTATTGCCATTGTTTCCTGAATTAGAACTTCCTTTTTTTACAAGTAAACGTTGACCAATATAAATAGTATCACCTGATAGATGATTCCAACTTTTTATTGTTGCAATGCTCGTTCCATATTTCATTGAAAGAGCCCATAAAGAATCACCAGCGACAACTGTATGATAGGTATCTTGCTTAGAAGCCCCACCTGCATTGCCATTATTTCCTGTATTTCCACTTGGTGGATTAGGTTTCGTTCCTGAAGTTGTATCATATTTTGTTAAATTATAGTTTGTAATCAAATTATTCAATTTAGTGTTATAAGTTGGATCGGTTGCATAACGCCCCGTTAACCAAGCTGTTGCATCTTGATAACTTTTCGTATTACTTTTCCATGTTCCAGAATAATAGTAAACGCCAGCCTGAAAAGAAGTATTTTTTAATACATAAGCGTTATCTGCAAAGGATTCTCTGAAAGAAGGATACTTTCTGAAAGGTTCTTTTTTAACCACCCATTGACCATTAATATATTCCCAGGTATCCATATAAACAGATTGTCCCTGATAATTTCCCTTAATACCGAATAAATTGTAATTTGGTGCTTGAGAAAGAGCACTTGATCCCCAGCCACTTTCAAGAATTGCTTGAGCAATCATTACAGAAGCATATAAATCATTGGCATCAGCTACTGGTTTAGCGTAGGCAGAAATTTCATTGATATAGGCAGATGGATCAACATTTGCTGGAAAAATAGAAAAGTTTTGAGCAAAATCAACAGGTTTTCCGGCTTTTTCCGTTCCTGTTGCAGCCTCAATTCCTTTTGTAGCAGGAGATTCTGTTGCTTTTGAATTTTCTTCAGCTAATTGATTTTCCTGCGTAGGTGCTTTTGACGTTTCTGGTACATTTGAATCAGACGATGAAGTCGTTTGTGAAGTATCATTACTATTTTTTACACTATTATCTTCAACTACTTTACTTTCTGTTTCGCTCGTCTGATTTTCTGTAGTCGTATTTTCTGTAGTTGTATTTTCCATTGGTTGCTTTTCAACGTCACTACTATTTTTTTGTTCTTTTGTTGTTTCTGTTACGTTTGATGGGCTACTCGTTTGGGAAGTTATTTCCTCTCTTGATTGAATAGTCGGCTTATTTGTAGGATGCTCCGCATGAACAGCTAGTGGATTTAAAAAAACTGGCGCAGCAACCGAAGTAATCATCAATGCAGAACCAATCATTGATGTTTTTTTTACGATTTGTTTTGTCATTCGTTTAGATTGTTCGATTTTTCTTCTTTTTTTCCTAGATTGATTATTTATTTTCATTCTATCCCACCTACATAACAATTATTTACTCCCTTAGTATACAATTCTTCTGTCTAAATGAAAAACTGTTTATTTAACATTTAGATAATTGTAATTCAATTGTAAAATTGGTTATAAAAATGACACATGCAATTTTATAATTTATAATTTTTAACATAAATATTTTAATAAAATAATCATAAATCGCCAATTCTTTTCTAACAGAATAGCATCTATTAGACTAATTAAATAACATAATGCTTTTAAATAATACATAAAGATTAAAAATTAAAAAAGCATGCAATCCATTTCCAAAATTAGCAAACAATAAAATTTATTTTCTTTGTTACTACTCTTTCTATTCAGTTATTTGTGATAATAGTTATCAATAACTCATTATTAAAATTGTTTTACTTTTTATTGTAAAAAGCTGAATAGTAAAAAAAAGAATGGTATAATATTCTTTGTTATGTATAAAGGAAGGAAAAAATGAAACATAGAAAACAAAAAAACTCTACACATTTTTATTTACTTTTAGGAAGCTTTTTTTTGTGTCTTTTCATCTTTTTAAGTGCCATTGTCTACTTTTCTCCTGAAAGTTTATCTGAATTTGATAGTACACTAACAAGTTGGTCTAGAATCTTTTATCCACATTTAAATACTTTCTTCAAATGGTATACAAAATTAGCAAATTCTTCCGTTTTTGGCGTCCTTGCCATTGTTTTTGCAATTATTCTTGCAAAATTTAAATACTATGCAGAAGCACTATGGTTACTTATTAATACTGCATTGATCGCTGGTGTGGTAAACACATTAATCAAGTTATTTATTTCTAGAGAACGACCTGCACTCAATCATCTTGTTACTAGTCATAACTCTAGTTATCCTAGTGGTCACTCAATTGGTAGTATTCTATTATACGGTACTTTGGTCGTATTGATGCCATTATTCATAAAAAATAAAAAAGTTTGTCGATTGGTACAATACATTACTAGTATCGGTATTTTCTTGATTGGTGTTAGTCGTGTTTATACTGGTGTTCATTTTCCTAGCGATATTTTAGGTGGCTTTTTGTTAGGCTTAGCTTGGTTATTCTTAAGCTACCCAGTTTATTTAAATTATCGATTTAGCTTACCATTCAAACAAAAGCGTAAGCATGGTTAAAAGAAGGAAGAATTGATGAAAAAATTTATTTATACGGATGATCCAAACAAGCGTTACTATTCTTGGAATTATGCATTACGTAAGGTCTTTGGTAAAAAAATTTTTAAGGTACCAATAGATGCTGGTTTTGATTGTCCAAATCGTGACGGTACAGTTGCAAAAGGCGGCTGTACTTTTTGTAGTGTCTCTGGTTCTGGTGACATGATTGTTGCACCAAACGAGCCATTACCTATCCAATTTAGAAAAGAAATTCAACTAATGGAAAAAAAATGGCCAAACGTTGAGCAATATATTGTGTATTTCCAAAATTTTACTAATACCCATGCACCAGTAGAAATTATTCGTCATCGATTTGAACAAGTCATTAATGAAAAAGGGGTTGTAGGTCTTTCAATTGGTACTCGTCCAGACTGTTTACCAGAGGAGACTATTGATTATTTGGCAGAGTTAAATGAACGTTTTTATTTATGGGTAGAACTAGGATTACAAACAACGTTTGAGAAGACCAGTAATCAAATTAATCGTGCACATGATTATCAAACCTATCTAACAAGTGTTGAAAAACTTCGTCAACATAATATTAGAGTTTGTACCCACCTAATCAATGGTTTGACAGGCGAATCTTTTGAAATGATGCGAGACAATGTTCGGCGTACACTATTAGATTCTGATATTCAAGGAATCAAATTACATTTATTGCATCTAATGACAAACACAAAGATGATTCAAGATTATCACGAAGGTCGATTAAAACTGATGACACAAGAAGATTACGTGGCAATCATTTGTGATCAATTAGAGATGATTCCTCCTGAAATTATTATCCATCGATTAACTGGAGATGCACCAGCTAACTCTCTAATCGGACCTATGTGGAGTCTAAAAAAATGGGAAGTTCTTAATGCGATTGATAAAGAGTTAGAAAGACGAAACAGCTATCAAGGAAAATATGATATTCGAAAAACAAAAGAGGTGATTTTTAATGCTCGAAACAGCACTACAGTATAGTCACTTTTTATTAAATGAAATCATATGTCCTGGAGATCATGTTGTTGATGCAACAATGGGAAATGGCAATGATACATTGTTTCTAGCAAAACTTGTTGGTGACAAGGGAAAAGTTTATGCTTTTGATATTCAAAAACAAGCGCTTGAACGAACTAGACAACGATTAATAGAAAATCAGGTCATTCAGTGTACAGAATTGTTTCAACAAGGTCATGAAACAATTGAGCAAGTATTACCTATTGAAACTACCCTTTCAGCAGCTATTTTTAATCTTGGTTACCTGCCTAAGAGTGATAAGGAAATTGTTACCTTGCCAGAAACGACCATTCAAGCAATTGAACAATTGCTGATTCGACTCAAATCTAAAGGAAGACTCCTATTAGTTATTTACTATGGACATTCAGGAGGACAAGAAGAATTAAAAGCTGTCTCTTGTTACTGCCAACAATTACCACAAGAGCAATTTAATGTATTAAGCTATCAATTTATAAATCAAAAAAATCAACCACCTATTCTGTTTTGTATTGAAAAAAAATAGATAGTGAGCAGAATTAAACGAAGTCAGAAAAGCCATAAAATTCCTATCTTAAAGGAATCTTATGGCTTTTTAATGTTTGTAATCTAATTTAATAATAATTTATCTCGTTCTTAATTATTCTATTAATTAAAGTTCCTAATAAATATTTTTATATTTATGGATTCAATTTTGTTAAAAATAAAGATGAAAGAAATAAGTAATTCCAATAATGTTTTTTAGCAACTAATTTATCTCATCCTTATTGTTTAAAAAACTAGATTTAATAAATTAATTAAAAGTTATGTGAAAAAAATTGTTTGATCAATGGAATTGTCCTGCAAATACTTGCACCCTCATATTATTTTAGACAAATTTAATCATTCTTCTACTTATGTAAAATTTATATTTTTGCTTCTTATGTCTGTAGATAAAATAATTCAATAAATAATTTATTTTTTATACAACTCTGTTCAAAAATATTGATTCTTTAATTTTTCAACGATCGTGGCTTTTCTAATTAAGAATATTACCGTGAATAATAAACTCTAAATAGGAAAAGCAAACAAAACATTTTTAGTGTGTGAGTTGTTGGGATAAGATAAATATCCAGTGTGCTACTTATTTAATATATAACTTTTAACTACCTAAAAATAATTTATTGAAATATCATTTATTGAATCCTAATTGCCTTAATTAAGATGAAAATAATTCTAAAATTAATTATTCAGGATCATTACCATTATGAACCCTTATACAACAGATAAAGTCTTCCTACTTCCTTGTTTTTATTTCTAAATAAAGTAATAAATAAACCGATTAGTAATAGATATATCTATTTATTTTTTAAATTTGCTCTATTTTTTCTATTCAATCATCTATCTTGTTATTCTTTAAAAGAAAAGCGATTAAAAATGCGATTAAAACTAAGATACATCCCACTAGATAAATCGAATGAAGTCCCTCATATAAAATCTTTTTTAGAGGTAGCAGCCATTTTTCTGGGATCTTATCTACTGTACTTGGATTTACTAATTGATTTAAGACATCATTATTCACAGGTAGGGAGCTTTCAGCTAATTTAGCAGCCATCACATTATTTAACAATACACCAAATACGGCAGCCATAATTGTTTGTCCAAGTGTACGAACCAACGTATTAAGCGAAGTAGCAATGCTTAATTTTTCAGATGCTACACTGTTCTGTGAAGCAAGTGTAGTTGTTGTACTGCTTATTCCAAATCCGCAACCTAAAATTGAAGTAATACCAAAGAACCAAATAAATGCCAAGGTTTCAGAAGCAAATGCTAATCCTAAACTACCCAAAAAAATTAAACCTAAACCAATAACCAATACCTTCTTTAATGAATATTTCCCAATTAAATGACTCGCTATAAATGAACCAACCATCCATAAAAGCGACATTGGTGCTAATGCTAAGCCGCCAATACCAGCACTTTTTCCTAAAACATCTTGCATCCAGATTGGAATATAGGATTCTACTCCAGCTAAAAATCCATAAATTAAAGTAGCCATCAAATTAACAAGCACAAAAGTTGATTGATGAAATAATGTTAAATCAATGACTGGATCTTGAACTCTTTTTTCAATAAAAATAAAAAGGATAAAAAACAAACAAGCACATCCAAAACATGCAAAAATAAGCCAGCTAATTCCGTAATCTCCCATCAATTGAAAACCTAATAACAAAGTAAGTAAGGTAATCATTAAGGCAATACTGCCCAAAACGTCTATTGGAACGGTTGACTTTGGTCTTTTTGGTTCAATTAAGTAATAATGAATCAAGGCAAGAACAAGAATACCGATGGGGACATTTATGAAAAAAATCCAATGCCAGCTAAACGTATCAACAATAAATCCACCTGCTAAAGGACCAAAAACACTAGCAATTCCCCAAGAAGCATTATTAAGTCCCATAATTTTTGCTCGTTTATTGATTGTATAAAGATCAGCAAGAATTGTTAATGAAACTGGTAAAATGGCACCTGCACCAACTCCCTGAATGGTTCTTGCTATAATCAAAGTAATCATAGTTTGTGATAAACCACATAAGGAAGATCCAAGAATAAAAATTAAGATACCTATAGTGAAGACTGGCTTTCTACCGATTTTATCTGCTAATTTGCCATAGATAGGTGTTAACATAGCATTTGTCAATAGGTAAATTGAAAAGACCCAATTCATGATTCCTATACCATGCAAGGAACCAATGATGGTCGGCATTGCCGTTGTTACAATTGTTCCCTCGATTGCTGTCATAAAGGTTGCTATAAATAAACAAATCGTAACAAATTTCACATTGGTTTTTCTCTCCATATGTACAAATTCCTTTCTATATGTATTTCATTTATTAATAAACACTTTCACTTTTAATTAAAATGGAAAATATCCTTTTTAACAGATTAAAGGACTAGAATAAGCCACCCTAGTCCTTTAATCAGTAAATTATTAAAGCCTACATTCTTTAGATAATTTATGTCTATTTTTCAAGATTTGCTTTTAAGACATCCACTTTATCCGTTCTTTCCCATGGTAAATCAATATCTGTCCTACCAAAATGACCGTAAGCAGCTGTTTGTCTATAAATTGGTTTACGCAAATCTAGCATATCAATAATTCCAGCTGGACGTAAATCAAAATTATCTCTAACTGCTTGAATTAAGGCATCTTCAGGAACAGTATTTGTCCCAAATGTATCAATTGAAATCGACACAGGTTGTGCCACACCAATGGCATAAGCTAATTGAACTTCTACCTTTTTTGCTAAACCAGCAGCAACAATATTTTTAGCAATATAACGAGCTGCATAACTAGCTGAACGATCAACTTTTGTAGCGTCTTTTCCAGAAAAAGCACCGCCGCCATGGCGAGAGAATCCACCATATGTATCGACAATAATTTTCCTACCTGTTAATCCAGCATCTCCTTGTGGACCACCAATAACAAAACGACCAGTTGGATTAATAAAGTATTTTGTATTTTCATCCAATAAATTCGCAGGAATTACTTCATTAATAACTAATTCTTTCATATCTTTTTCTATTTGTTCTAATGAAACGTTGCTATCATGTTGTGTACTAATGACAATCGTATCAATTCGTTTTGGTTGTTGTTGATCATCATATTCAACGGTTACTTGTGATTTAGCATCTGGTCTTAAATAAGCTAAATGATTTTCTTTACGCAGTTGTGCCAATCGGTGCACTAGTCGATGACTAAGTGCAATCGGTAAAGGCATTAATTCAGGGGTTTCATCAATCGCAAAACCAAACATTAATCC
The genomic region above belongs to Melissococcus plutonius ATCC 35311 and contains:
- a CDS encoding LysM peptidoglycan-binding domain-containing protein: MKINNQSRKKRRKIEQSKRMTKQIVKKTSMIGSALMITSVAAPVFLNPLAVHAEHPTNKPTIQSREEITSQTSSPSNVTETTKEQKNSSDVEKQPMENTTTENTTTENQTSETESKVVEDNSVKNSNDTSQTTSSSDSNVPETSKAPTQENQLAEENSKATESPATKGIEAATGTEKAGKPVDFAQNFSIFPANVDPSAYINEISAYAKPVADANDLYASVMIAQAILESGWGSSALSQAPNYNLFGIKGNYQGQSVYMDTWEYINGQWVVKKEPFRKYPSFRESFADNAYVLKNTSFQAGVYYYSGTWKSNTKSYQDATAWLTGRYATDPTYNTKLNNLITNYNLTKYDTTSGTKPNPPSGNTGNNGNAGGASKQDTYHTVVAGDSLWALSMKYGTSIATIKSWNHLSGDTIYIGQRLLVKKGSSNSGNNGNTKPNPKPNPKPNPDNTGNTTTTYYTVRAGDSLWAIANRYGISVANLRQWNAIQGDLIYPGQRLIVKKGNSAGSNAGNSGNHSSNKTYTVVSGDSLWGIAMKYGTSVQRLKQLNNLTGDIIYIGQVLKVS
- a CDS encoding TIGR01212 family radical SAM protein (This family includes YhcC from E. coli K-12, an uncharacterized radical SAM protein.); the protein is MKKFIYTDDPNKRYYSWNYALRKVFGKKIFKVPIDAGFDCPNRDGTVAKGGCTFCSVSGSGDMIVAPNEPLPIQFRKEIQLMEKKWPNVEQYIVYFQNFTNTHAPVEIIRHRFEQVINEKGVVGLSIGTRPDCLPEETIDYLAELNERFYLWVELGLQTTFEKTSNQINRAHDYQTYLTSVEKLRQHNIRVCTHLINGLTGESFEMMRDNVRRTLLDSDIQGIKLHLLHLMTNTKMIQDYHEGRLKLMTQEDYVAIICDQLEMIPPEIIIHRLTGDAPANSLIGPMWSLKKWEVLNAIDKELERRNSYQGKYDIRKTKEVIFNARNSTTV
- a CDS encoding phosphatase PAP2 family protein translates to MKHRKQKNSTHFYLLLGSFFLCLFIFLSAIVYFSPESLSEFDSTLTSWSRIFYPHLNTFFKWYTKLANSSVFGVLAIVFAIILAKFKYYAEALWLLINTALIAGVVNTLIKLFISRERPALNHLVTSHNSSYPSGHSIGSILLYGTLVVLMPLFIKNKKVCRLVQYITSIGIFLIGVSRVYTGVHFPSDILGGFLLGLAWLFLSYPVYLNYRFSLPFKQKRKHG
- a CDS encoding MDR family MFS transporter, with translation MERKTNVKFVTICLFIATFMTAIEGTIVTTAMPTIIGSLHGIGIMNWVFSIYLLTNAMLTPIYGKLADKIGRKPVFTIGILIFILGSSLCGLSQTMITLIIARTIQGVGAGAILPVSLTILADLYTINKRAKIMGLNNASWGIASVFGPLAGGFIVDTFSWHWIFFINVPIGILVLALIHYYLIEPKRPKSTVPIDVLGSIALMITLLTLLLGFQLMGDYGISWLIFACFGCACLFFILFIFIEKRVQDPVIDLTLFHQSTFVLVNLMATLIYGFLAGVESYIPIWMQDVLGKSAGIGGLALAPMSLLWMVGSFIASHLIGKYSLKKVLVIGLGLIFLGSLGLAFASETLAFIWFFGITSILGCGFGISSTTTTLASQNSVASEKLSIATSLNTLVRTLGQTIMAAVFGVLLNNVMAAKLAESSLPVNNDVLNQLVNPSTVDKIPEKWLLPLKKILYEGLHSIYLVGCILVLIAFLIAFLLKNNKIDD
- a CDS encoding tRNA (mnm(5)s(2)U34)-methyltransferase gives rise to the protein MLETALQYSHFLLNEIICPGDHVVDATMGNGNDTLFLAKLVGDKGKVYAFDIQKQALERTRQRLIENQVIQCTELFQQGHETIEQVLPIETTLSAAIFNLGYLPKSDKEIVTLPETTIQAIEQLLIRLKSKGRLLLVIYYGHSGGQEELKAVSCYCQQLPQEQFNVLSYQFINQKNQPPILFCIEKK